A stretch of Vannielia litorea DNA encodes these proteins:
- the fcl gene encoding GDP-L-fucose synthase, whose product MTYDLTGKRIWVAGHRGMVGGAVVRRLAQEDCEVIRAGREVVDLLDQRAVGDWMQATRPDAIVLAAAKVGGIHANDTRPVEFLYENLMIEANILHAAHAADVGRLLFLGSSCIYPRMAPQPITEDSLLTGPLEATNEWYAIAKIAGIKLVQAHRKQFGRAWISAMPTNLYGPGDNYDLHSSHVLPALLRKFHEARARGEGQVVVWGSGKPLREFLHCDDLADALVFLLRHYDGYEHINVGSGAEVSIRELAETIAEVVGFEADLVFDASRPDGTPRKLMDSSRLHALGWNRARGLKDGIRSTYAAFLAEGL is encoded by the coding sequence ATGACCTACGATCTGACCGGAAAGCGCATCTGGGTGGCGGGCCACCGGGGCATGGTCGGCGGCGCCGTGGTGCGGCGCCTGGCGCAGGAGGACTGCGAGGTGATCCGCGCCGGCCGCGAGGTGGTGGACCTGCTCGACCAGCGCGCCGTCGGCGACTGGATGCAGGCCACCCGGCCCGATGCCATCGTGCTGGCCGCCGCCAAGGTCGGCGGGATCCACGCCAACGACACCCGGCCGGTGGAATTTCTTTACGAGAACCTGATGATCGAGGCCAATATCCTGCACGCCGCCCATGCCGCCGACGTGGGTCGGCTGCTCTTTCTCGGCTCGTCCTGCATCTATCCGCGGATGGCGCCGCAGCCGATCACCGAAGACAGCCTGCTCACCGGGCCGCTCGAGGCCACCAACGAATGGTATGCCATCGCCAAGATCGCGGGCATCAAGCTGGTTCAGGCCCATCGCAAGCAGTTCGGCCGCGCGTGGATCTCGGCGATGCCGACCAATCTCTACGGTCCGGGCGACAACTACGATCTGCACTCGAGCCACGTTCTGCCCGCCCTGTTGCGCAAGTTTCACGAGGCACGGGCGCGCGGCGAGGGGCAGGTCGTGGTCTGGGGGTCGGGCAAGCCGCTGCGCGAATTCCTGCACTGTGACGACCTCGCCGATGCGCTGGTGTTCCTGCTCCGGCACTACGACGGCTACGAGCACATCAACGTGGGCTCGGGCGCCGAGGTGTCGATCCGCGAGCTGGCCGAAACCATCGCCGAGGTGGTGGGCTTCGAGGCAGATCTCGTGTTCGACGCCTCCCGGCCCGACGGCACGCCGCGCAAGCTGATGGACAGCAGCCGCCTGCACGCGTTGGGCTGGAACAGGGCCCGCGGCCTGAAAGACGGCATCCGCTCGACCTATGCGGCGTTCCTGGCGGAGGGCCTCTGA
- a CDS encoding sulfotransferase family protein, with protein sequence MRLPGFLIIGAMKAGTTSLYDDLSRVPGLYLPPEKEPEDLADPDVETPAGRAAYAARFAAAPAGALCGEASTAYAKRPTHEGVAERAARVLGPGLRIIYLTRDPVRRIVSQYHHLHGLGLETRPLNDAVLADETYVAYSRYDWQLAPWRASFGPAQVLVIRFEEYIARRAETLQTVCGFLGVAAPRATPASHRNASAGKRIVRPGSPWSRIAHSHLYLYRIKPHLPTGLRDRLKTLLLPATAPLTEPLTPATRAELERRLGTEAPRAHAATADVNGAPMPGKRAP encoded by the coding sequence ATGAGGCTCCCTGGCTTCCTAATCATCGGCGCGATGAAGGCCGGCACGACCTCGCTCTACGATGATCTGAGCCGGGTGCCCGGCCTCTACCTGCCGCCCGAGAAGGAACCCGAAGACCTGGCGGATCCGGATGTCGAAACGCCCGCGGGACGCGCCGCCTATGCCGCCAGGTTCGCAGCGGCGCCTGCGGGGGCGCTCTGCGGCGAGGCCTCCACCGCCTATGCCAAGCGGCCGACCCACGAGGGCGTGGCGGAGCGGGCGGCGCGGGTGCTGGGGCCGGGGCTGCGCATCATCTACCTCACCCGCGACCCGGTCCGCCGGATCGTCAGCCAGTATCACCACCTGCACGGTCTGGGGCTCGAGACCCGGCCGCTCAACGATGCCGTTCTGGCAGACGAAACCTACGTGGCCTACAGCCGCTACGACTGGCAGCTCGCGCCCTGGCGCGCCAGCTTCGGGCCCGCGCAGGTGCTGGTGATCCGCTTCGAGGAGTATATCGCCCGCCGTGCCGAGACCCTGCAGACGGTCTGCGGCTTTCTCGGTGTCGCCGCGCCCCGGGCCACCCCGGCCAGCCACCGCAACGCCTCCGCCGGAAAGCGCATCGTCCGGCCCGGATCGCCCTGGTCGAGGATCGCCCACTCGCATCTCTATCTCTACCGGATCAAACCCCACCTGCCGACCGGGCTGAGAGACCGCCTGAAAACCCTCCTGCTCCCGGCCACCGCCCCCCTGACCGAACCCCTCACCCCGGCCACCCGTGCCGAGCTGGAGCGGCGGTTGGGAACGGAGGCGCCCCGCGCTCATGCCGCGACGGCAGATGTGAACGGCGCACCAATGCCGGGAAAGCGCGCGCCATGA
- the gmd gene encoding GDP-mannose 4,6-dehydratase — protein MKKALITGITGQDGSYLAEFLLEKGYEVHGIKRRASLFNTQRVDHIYQDPHVEHQRLKLHYGDLTDTSNLTRLLADIEPDEVYNLGAQSHVAVSFEAPEYTADVDAMGTLRLLEAIRFLGLERKARFYQASTSELYGLVQETPQRETTPFYPRSPYAVAKLYAYWITVNYRESYGIYACNGILFNHESPRRGETFVTRKITRGLANIAMGLEPCLYMGNIDALRDWGHAKDYVRMQWMMLQQDEAEDFVIATGKQYSVREFIRWTAAELSMELEFSGEGVEERATVVKVDNNMAPAVKPGDVVMRIDPRYFRPAEVETLLGAPEKAREKLGWVPEITAQEMCTEMVSEDLKSARRTALLKAHGLELPVSLEG, from the coding sequence ATGAAGAAAGCCCTCATCACCGGGATCACCGGCCAGGACGGCTCCTACCTGGCCGAGTTCCTGCTCGAAAAAGGCTACGAGGTGCATGGCATCAAGCGCCGTGCATCGCTCTTCAACACCCAGCGGGTCGATCACATCTACCAGGATCCCCATGTCGAGCATCAGCGGCTGAAGCTGCACTACGGCGACCTGACCGACACCTCCAACCTCACCCGCCTGCTGGCCGATATCGAGCCCGACGAGGTCTACAACCTCGGCGCCCAGTCCCACGTGGCGGTGAGCTTCGAAGCGCCGGAATACACCGCCGATGTGGATGCCATGGGCACGCTGCGCCTTCTGGAGGCGATCCGCTTCCTGGGCCTGGAAAGGAAGGCCCGCTTCTACCAGGCCTCCACCTCCGAGCTCTACGGGCTGGTGCAGGAAACGCCCCAGCGCGAGACCACGCCCTTCTACCCCCGCTCGCCCTACGCGGTGGCCAAGCTCTATGCCTACTGGATCACGGTGAACTACCGCGAGAGCTACGGGATCTATGCCTGCAACGGCATCCTCTTCAATCACGAGAGCCCGCGCCGCGGCGAAACCTTCGTGACCCGCAAGATCACCCGAGGCCTTGCCAACATCGCCATGGGCCTCGAGCCCTGCCTCTACATGGGCAACATCGACGCCCTGCGCGACTGGGGCCATGCAAAGGACTACGTGCGGATGCAGTGGATGATGCTGCAGCAGGATGAGGCCGAGGATTTCGTGATCGCCACCGGCAAGCAGTATTCGGTGCGCGAGTTCATCCGGTGGACGGCGGCGGAGCTGTCGATGGAGCTGGAGTTCTCCGGTGAGGGCGTCGAAGAGAGGGCGACGGTGGTGAAGGTCGACAACAACATGGCCCCGGCCGTGAAGCCCGGCGACGTGGTGATGCGCATCGACCCGCGCTACTTCCGCCCCGCCGAGGTGGAAACGCTCTTGGGCGCGCCGGAGAAGGCCCGGGAGAAACTCGGCTGGGTGCCGGAGATCACGGCGCAGGAGATGTGCACCGAGATGGTCTCCGAAGACCTGAAATCCGCCCGTCGAACCGCCCTGCTGAAGGCCCACGGGCTGGAACTGCCGGTCAGCCTGGAGGGGTGA
- a CDS encoding polysaccharide pyruvyl transferase family protein, which yields MTDLKAPPRVALVGGQWAQNVGNAFFNLGGKYVLDRVFGDGAVGFYQDQPNYRTLHNKFKGNPKTYVDFVSSLDIDYLVLQGPVLNGWLRQSWENAFRALRDRGTKVIFLSSAFFKFRDSEIQAVKAFLEEYPPALISTRDGRSYDILKDWLPAVPKYNGIDSGFFLNRCVAPFAVRKDVRYITKNFDRYPEPEILTEDPGPKFNTRQVEIAGRTLFLAVPKFLDRHAHKGKIRGYLADVFDRRRLPAEFDGMRIIRPEHRFFPHMTHKIYRQPNATASDEPWTYINLYGNAEFTLSDRVHACVATLAYGHPAMLFTPSPRSALFDRLRVGDLRERLVSLNLDLLRSEQEAEIEWLRSQI from the coding sequence ATGACTGACCTCAAGGCCCCACCCCGTGTTGCCCTCGTCGGCGGGCAATGGGCCCAGAACGTTGGCAACGCCTTCTTCAATCTCGGCGGCAAATACGTGCTGGATCGGGTATTCGGAGATGGCGCCGTGGGCTTCTACCAGGACCAGCCGAACTACCGGACGCTGCACAACAAGTTCAAGGGCAACCCCAAGACCTACGTCGACTTCGTGAGCTCTCTCGACATCGACTACCTCGTTCTGCAAGGCCCCGTGCTCAATGGCTGGCTGCGACAGAGCTGGGAGAACGCCTTTCGCGCCCTGCGCGACCGTGGCACAAAGGTAATCTTTCTCTCCTCGGCCTTCTTCAAGTTCCGCGACAGTGAGATCCAGGCCGTTAAGGCCTTTCTGGAAGAATACCCGCCTGCCCTGATCTCCACACGCGACGGGCGGAGTTACGACATCCTGAAGGATTGGCTGCCGGCCGTCCCCAAATACAACGGTATCGACAGCGGCTTCTTCCTCAACCGCTGCGTAGCGCCCTTCGCCGTGCGCAAGGACGTTCGCTACATCACCAAGAACTTCGACCGCTACCCCGAACCGGAGATCCTGACCGAGGACCCCGGACCGAAGTTCAACACCCGGCAGGTCGAGATCGCTGGGCGGACCCTGTTTCTCGCGGTGCCCAAGTTCCTCGACAGGCATGCGCACAAGGGCAAGATCAGGGGTTATCTCGCCGATGTCTTCGACCGCCGACGGCTGCCTGCGGAATTCGACGGGATGAGGATCATCCGTCCCGAACACCGCTTCTTTCCGCACATGACTCACAAGATCTACCGGCAGCCCAATGCCACTGCATCCGACGAACCCTGGACCTATATCAATCTCTACGGCAATGCCGAGTTCACGCTGTCCGACCGGGTTCATGCCTGTGTGGCAACACTGGCCTACGGGCATCCGGCCATGCTGTTCACCCCCTCGCCCCGCTCGGCGCTCTTCGATCGCCTGCGCGTCGGAGACCTGCGGGAGCGACTGGTATCGCTGAACCTCGATCTGCTTCGCTCCGAGCAGGAGGCGGAGATCGAATGGTTGAGATCGCAAATCTGA
- a CDS encoding WcaI family glycosyltransferase, which produces MKILVVGINYDPEIISTGVYTTGMAEQMARFGAEVRVVTAKPHYPAWRVFEGWRGPTWRRRLSPDGVRIVHCPLYVPRRPTGARRILHHLSFALTALPVAAWHGLVWRPDVTFVAVPSMLSAPVAWIAARAAGGKAWMHIQDFEVEAAFATGLLREGSRAGRAALAFERWVLRRFDRISSISRPMLARLRDKQVDAARVYELRNWANIEKVTPLEPPSPMKADLGIGTRHVALYSGNLANKQGLDIIPRIARQLADRSDLTFVVCGDGPMRATLVEQSQGLTNIRFLPLQPLDRLSDLLGMADVHLLPQIAGAADLVLPSKLTNMLASGRPVLATAEPGTALAEEVEGAGVLVPPGDAEAAAKALSALLDDPARRARLGREARTRALQRWDMQAILARLRDAFHDLSDSAPLPSPETRRIGE; this is translated from the coding sequence GTGAAGATTCTGGTGGTGGGCATCAATTACGACCCGGAGATCATATCGACCGGCGTCTACACCACCGGCATGGCCGAGCAGATGGCGCGATTCGGGGCCGAGGTGCGGGTGGTCACGGCCAAGCCGCACTATCCGGCCTGGCGCGTGTTCGAAGGCTGGCGCGGCCCGACGTGGCGCCGTCGCCTGTCGCCGGACGGGGTGCGCATCGTCCACTGCCCGCTCTACGTGCCCCGCAGGCCCACGGGCGCGCGGCGGATCCTGCATCACCTCAGCTTCGCCCTCACAGCGCTGCCCGTTGCGGCCTGGCACGGCCTGGTCTGGCGGCCCGACGTCACGTTTGTTGCCGTGCCATCCATGCTCTCGGCGCCCGTGGCCTGGATCGCGGCCCGCGCGGCGGGCGGCAAGGCCTGGATGCACATCCAGGACTTCGAGGTCGAGGCCGCCTTCGCCACCGGCCTCCTGCGCGAGGGCAGCCGGGCCGGCCGCGCCGCCCTGGCCTTCGAGCGCTGGGTGCTGCGCCGGTTCGACAGGATCAGTTCGATCTCGCGGCCGATGCTGGCCAGGCTGCGCGACAAGCAGGTCGACGCGGCACGGGTGTACGAGCTGCGCAACTGGGCCAATATCGAGAAGGTCACCCCGCTCGAGCCGCCCTCTCCGATGAAGGCCGACCTCGGCATCGGCACCCGCCACGTGGCGCTCTATTCGGGCAACCTCGCCAACAAGCAGGGGCTCGACATCATTCCCCGGATCGCGCGGCAGCTCGCGGACCGCAGCGACCTGACCTTCGTCGTCTGTGGCGACGGCCCGATGCGGGCAACGCTGGTGGAGCAGTCGCAAGGTCTGACGAACATCCGCTTCCTGCCGCTTCAGCCCCTCGACCGTCTGAGCGATCTGCTGGGCATGGCAGATGTCCACCTGCTGCCGCAGATCGCCGGGGCGGCCGACCTGGTGCTGCCCTCCAAGCTGACCAACATGCTGGCCTCCGGGCGCCCGGTGCTGGCCACGGCAGAGCCCGGAACCGCATTGGCCGAGGAGGTCGAAGGCGCGGGCGTGCTCGTGCCGCCCGGCGATGCAGAGGCCGCCGCAAAGGCGCTCTCCGCCCTGCTCGATGACCCCGCCCGGCGCGCGCGGCTGGGCCGCGAGGCGCGCACCCGCGCGCTCCAGAGGTGGGACATGCAGGCCATCCTCGCCCGCCTGCGAGACGCCTTCCACGACCTGTCAGACAGCGCCCCCCTGCCGAGCCCCGAGACGAGGAGAATTGGCGAATGA
- a CDS encoding sulfotransferase yields MLIHIGLHKTASSLLQERLFCRKDHGFERPTRDRRLIHDAFVLPGPLELTPGDALDDLRRARDAATAAGRVLVISHERLSGYPSSGGFDRRSIASRLRAAFPDARILMVVREQRAMIASMYLQTVSDGSSLPIGRFLSPSEPRLLRMPGFRPDYLEYDSLLALYRELFGERNVLLLPFEQLKSDPATALARIYDHVHSERSHVAPFDPDLLRTHVNRSRPMAYQALRRYFNVATRNQISDSGLFEFETAKAEAIFRALRPVAEVLRPLDSWLKKRLAAKVAHFCEGRYGASNARLEAATGLQLAPLGYDVTAPSVRP; encoded by the coding sequence GTGCTTATTCATATCGGTCTCCACAAGACAGCGTCCTCGCTCCTTCAAGAAAGGCTGTTCTGCCGGAAAGATCACGGCTTCGAACGGCCCACGCGCGACAGGCGGCTCATTCACGATGCCTTTGTTCTGCCGGGTCCTCTGGAGCTTACGCCCGGTGATGCGCTTGACGACTTGCGCCGCGCCCGCGACGCCGCAACAGCGGCTGGACGAGTTCTGGTCATTTCGCACGAGCGCCTTTCGGGCTATCCGTCGTCTGGCGGTTTTGACCGTCGCAGCATTGCAAGTCGGCTCCGCGCGGCCTTTCCGGATGCCAGAATCCTGATGGTAGTGCGCGAGCAGCGCGCAATGATCGCCTCAATGTACCTGCAGACCGTCAGCGACGGCAGTTCTCTCCCGATCGGACGGTTCTTGTCCCCAAGTGAGCCACGACTTCTGCGCATGCCCGGTTTTCGGCCCGACTATCTCGAGTATGACAGCCTGTTGGCGCTTTATCGTGAGCTCTTCGGCGAACGCAATGTTCTGCTCCTGCCTTTTGAACAGCTCAAATCAGACCCCGCCACCGCCTTGGCGCGGATTTACGACCATGTTCATTCTGAGCGTAGTCACGTCGCTCCTTTCGACCCGGATCTGTTGCGTACACACGTCAACCGAAGCCGCCCGATGGCCTACCAAGCACTGCGGCGTTACTTCAACGTGGCCACCAGGAACCAGATCTCTGACAGCGGCCTGTTCGAGTTCGAAACCGCCAAGGCTGAGGCAATCTTTCGAGCGTTGCGACCCGTCGCAGAGGTGCTGCGTCCCTTGGACAGCTGGCTAAAAAAACGGCTGGCTGCGAAAGTGGCACATTTCTGTGAAGGCAGATACGGCGCATCCAATGCCCGTCTGGAAGCGGCGACGGGATTGCAGCTCGCACCCTTGGGCTACGATGTCACCGCACCTTCGGTGCGTCCATGA
- a CDS encoding polysaccharide biosynthesis C-terminal domain-containing protein: protein MKRVLHLAATTTGKMALQSLAISLTSRIGQLAMTVLAARMLAPEGFGVFTFALGVGLVGGRLFGLGWPILMNRFVPKYRLAEDWPLLRGLVRAAGGVTLLAGLTGGLLCAALALVLGPESTLHTGLLLGGLLLPVMAFRSLFRNLLAALRTPQRGIVVDELLPAGLMTLMLLAFLGGQIDAEDATLLYVLASLVAVGAGGWWVLHRLPPQTGRAAPRYTLGRWMRTALPALVGSSARLLMNRTDILMIAPLATMAAVGHYGAAMRITYLQAAPVIVLSTVITARLSEAFAAGQVDRGKRLFFGSLAFAAAWTLPCALAFVVFDGEIMRLVFGAAYVEAAPILSVLAIAQVGAALNIPATSLMLMTGRQAAFGKMTLAALLLNIGGNLALIPPYGGLGAAIATAVSIIALTLMQLTSCAVILRSGRYAERDGQ, encoded by the coding sequence ATGAAGCGGGTCTTGCACCTGGCCGCAACAACCACCGGCAAGATGGCGCTCCAATCGCTTGCCATCTCGCTGACCTCCCGCATCGGTCAGCTTGCCATGACGGTTCTGGCGGCGCGGATGCTGGCGCCGGAGGGCTTCGGCGTTTTCACCTTCGCACTCGGTGTCGGCCTGGTGGGAGGGCGCCTCTTTGGCCTCGGTTGGCCGATCCTGATGAATCGCTTCGTGCCGAAGTATCGGCTGGCGGAAGATTGGCCCCTGTTGCGCGGCCTGGTGCGGGCCGCAGGCGGCGTGACGCTGCTTGCAGGGCTCACGGGAGGGCTGCTCTGTGCCGCACTCGCCCTGGTTCTGGGGCCTGAGAGCACGCTGCACACCGGCCTTCTGCTCGGCGGGCTCCTGCTGCCGGTGATGGCCTTCCGCAGCCTCTTCCGCAACCTGCTTGCGGCCCTGCGTACGCCCCAGCGCGGGATCGTGGTCGACGAGCTGCTGCCTGCCGGCCTGATGACCCTGATGCTGCTGGCCTTTCTGGGCGGCCAGATCGACGCCGAGGATGCGACCTTGCTCTACGTTCTGGCGAGCCTCGTCGCGGTCGGTGCGGGCGGATGGTGGGTGCTGCACCGCTTGCCCCCCCAAACCGGCCGCGCCGCGCCGCGCTACACCCTAGGACGTTGGATGCGCACCGCCCTGCCCGCACTCGTCGGCAGCTCCGCCCGGCTGTTGATGAACCGCACCGACATTCTGATGATCGCCCCCCTGGCGACGATGGCGGCCGTGGGCCACTACGGGGCCGCGATGCGGATCACCTACCTGCAGGCGGCGCCCGTCATCGTCCTGTCCACCGTCATCACGGCGCGTCTGAGCGAGGCCTTCGCCGCCGGCCAGGTGGACCGTGGCAAGCGCCTCTTCTTCGGCTCCCTCGCCTTCGCCGCGGCCTGGACCCTGCCCTGCGCCCTGGCCTTCGTGGTCTTCGACGGCGAGATCATGCGGCTGGTGTTCGGTGCGGCCTATGTCGAGGCCGCGCCGATCCTGTCGGTGCTCGCCATCGCCCAGGTCGGCGCGGCGCTGAACATCCCGGCAACCTCGCTGATGCTGATGACCGGCCGCCAGGCGGCCTTCGGCAAGATGACCCTTGCCGCCCTGCTGCTGAACATCGGCGGAAACCTTGCCCTCATCCCGCCCTACGGCGGACTCGGCGCCGCCATCGCCACCGCCGTCTCGATCATCGCCCTGACCCTGATGCAGCTGACGAGCTGCGCGGTGATCCTCCGGAGCGGCAGATATGCTGAGAGGGATGGTCAGTGA
- a CDS encoding O-antigen ligase family protein, which yields MIRVLIVLTLALGPLQWITLADVGLTLKPVHIPFFALAIIGWLHAGSRRVERAEIRSVAPFAMFYSCYIALMLLSAFYNGTGFIYVMKLLVYFLASAGFFFALLRIGRQQALSAVMTGGLLSAVLFFAVASITLQLRGINIFAVVGSAVQSGNPSFLQFMIFRNVFNAPGVSSEDAVGVALRHTSLGFIFIGGVVALAASRGSRLAAAGAMFSILIILVSVSRSLILAYAIALIPAGLALLRGHPRGFAALTLGAGLILITLFIVLQPDLGGIGTILSERFGSFDEDGRVGMYGYALNEINNRAFLGYGPGYEFEHGSAKTHQAHNIFLGAWMQGGYLCLLTAIGFMASLMFMYFRSMLLTFGSVQNVLLLGLLVLPLFRSQLSGGGGNFTLAEWICIAVAVAIAVPSAHRPKHLQDRVSGTGRQPPLGALHDVTSPHLR from the coding sequence ATGATACGGGTCCTGATCGTTCTGACCTTGGCGCTCGGGCCTCTGCAGTGGATCACGCTTGCGGACGTTGGCCTCACGCTGAAACCCGTCCACATTCCGTTCTTTGCCCTTGCGATTATCGGCTGGCTCCACGCCGGCTCCCGAAGAGTGGAGCGGGCCGAAATACGATCCGTGGCGCCCTTCGCGATGTTTTACTCGTGCTATATCGCACTGATGCTGCTCTCGGCGTTCTACAACGGCACCGGATTCATCTATGTAATGAAATTGCTGGTGTACTTTCTGGCATCGGCAGGGTTCTTCTTTGCCCTGTTGAGGATCGGCCGCCAGCAGGCGTTGTCCGCAGTGATGACAGGTGGCCTGCTTTCTGCGGTCCTTTTCTTTGCGGTCGCCAGCATCACGCTTCAACTGCGCGGCATCAACATCTTTGCTGTGGTCGGGTCAGCGGTTCAATCCGGCAACCCCTCGTTTCTTCAATTCATGATATTTCGAAATGTGTTCAATGCGCCGGGTGTCTCGTCAGAGGACGCCGTGGGCGTTGCATTGCGGCACACGTCCCTCGGGTTCATCTTCATTGGCGGAGTTGTGGCACTGGCCGCGTCCCGTGGCTCAAGACTTGCCGCTGCCGGAGCCATGTTCTCAATCCTGATCATCCTCGTCAGTGTCAGCCGGTCGCTCATCCTTGCCTATGCGATCGCACTGATCCCGGCCGGGCTTGCCCTGCTCAGGGGGCACCCAAGAGGCTTTGCGGCACTTACTCTCGGTGCGGGTCTAATACTGATTACACTGTTCATTGTTCTGCAACCCGATCTGGGGGGTATTGGCACCATCCTGTCGGAGCGCTTTGGCAGTTTCGATGAAGACGGCCGGGTCGGCATGTATGGGTACGCACTCAATGAGATCAACAACCGGGCATTTCTCGGCTATGGGCCGGGGTATGAATTCGAGCACGGCTCCGCAAAAACACACCAGGCCCACAATATCTTTCTGGGTGCGTGGATGCAGGGCGGATACCTTTGCCTGCTGACAGCAATCGGATTTATGGCGAGCCTCATGTTCATGTATTTCCGGTCCATGCTTCTGACCTTCGGATCTGTGCAGAACGTTCTCTTGCTGGGCCTCCTGGTCTTGCCGCTCTTTCGCTCACAACTGAGTGGAGGGGGAGGCAACTTCACCCTTGCGGAGTGGATATGCATCGCTGTCGCGGTGGCAATTGCCGTCCCCTCGGCGCATAGGCCCAAGCACTTGCAAGACAGGGTTTCCGGCACCGGGCGGCAGCCGCCCCTCGGGGCCTTGCACGATGTGACCTCACCACACCTTCGATGA
- a CDS encoding glycosyltransferase family 4 protein — MVEIANLTSARDMGQHRVNCIVILPPPVTGQTLVSRATSEAVVRAGRGRIWGVTNDRGLTGWRWTLAKHWRLLGALVRAGALSRGRQRCYFVPDAGKGLWLNLIEAPLMRLGFREVWLHHHVFSYVRRRDWKMALLLKILGTGVRHVVLGRPMSDGLAARYGAARFHVLGNAAFVAEAPPGRTRDRLRTIGFLGNITRDKGIGLFIDTLRALEAEGEAVKAVIAGPIADPALRAEIAAFVAEAPDRRRAPGAVGGAAKRAFFDEIDLLLFPSLYANEALPLTIYEALAAGVPVLATRRGCIPDQLEGTGWTFDEAGFVAAAEAQAAAWRADPARFAEASRTARALYSRRRAEDDRSLAALVAKVTAP; from the coding sequence ATGGTTGAGATCGCAAATCTGACATCGGCGCGTGACATGGGGCAGCACCGCGTGAACTGCATCGTCATCCTCCCGCCGCCCGTCACCGGCCAGACCCTCGTCTCCCGCGCGACGAGCGAGGCCGTGGTGCGGGCCGGGCGGGGGCGGATCTGGGGGGTGACGAACGACCGGGGGCTGACAGGGTGGCGCTGGACGTTGGCCAAGCACTGGCGGCTGCTGGGGGCGCTGGTTCGGGCCGGTGCGCTGTCGCGCGGGCGGCAGCGCTGCTATTTCGTGCCGGACGCGGGCAAGGGGCTCTGGCTCAACCTCATCGAGGCCCCGCTGATGCGCCTCGGGTTTCGGGAGGTCTGGCTGCATCACCATGTCTTCAGCTATGTCCGCAGGCGCGACTGGAAGATGGCGCTGTTGCTGAAGATCCTCGGTACGGGGGTGCGGCACGTGGTGCTGGGCCGTCCCATGTCCGACGGGCTGGCCGCCCGCTATGGCGCGGCGCGGTTTCACGTGCTGGGCAACGCCGCCTTCGTGGCCGAGGCGCCACCGGGCCGGACCCGCGACAGACTGCGGACCATCGGCTTTCTGGGCAACATCACCCGCGACAAGGGCATCGGCCTGTTCATCGACACGCTGCGCGCCCTGGAGGCCGAGGGCGAGGCGGTGAAGGCGGTGATCGCCGGGCCCATCGCCGACCCGGCCCTTCGCGCCGAGATCGCGGCCTTCGTGGCCGAGGCGCCCGACCGGCGGCGGGCCCCCGGCGCGGTTGGCGGCGCCGCCAAGCGGGCATTCTTCGACGAGATCGACCTGCTGCTCTTCCCCTCGCTCTACGCCAACGAGGCCCTCCCGCTGACGATCTACGAGGCGCTCGCCGCAGGGGTTCCGGTGCTGGCCACCCGGCGCGGCTGCATCCCCGACCAGCTGGAGGGCACCGGATGGACTTTCGACGAGGCTGGCTTCGTGGCTGCCGCGGAGGCACAGGCGGCAGCCTGGCGGGCCGACCCGGCCCGCTTTGCCGAGGCCTCCCGCACGGCCCGCGCGCTCTATTCCCGCCGCCGCGCCGAGGACGACCGCAGCCTCGCCGCCCTTGTCGCAAAGGTCACGGCGCCATGA
- a CDS encoding spike base protein, RCAP_Rcc01079 family, with translation MNDPFKNRTPSLAGPATDILPITPSDGTDLAAVCVSLYVETGGSLSIVTQGGQTRSVSVGDRTILPVGVRRVRATGTTASGIHGFVVA, from the coding sequence ATGAATGACCCGTTCAAGAACCGCACGCCGAGCCTTGCGGGCCCGGCAACCGATATCCTGCCGATCACCCCGTCCGATGGCACCGACCTCGCTGCCGTCTGCGTGTCGCTCTACGTGGAGACCGGCGGCAGCCTTTCGATCGTCACCCAGGGCGGGCAGACGCGCAGCGTGAGCGTGGGCGACAGGACGATCCTGCCCGTCGGAGTGCGCCGGGTGCGGGCGACCGGAACCACCGCGAGCGGCATCCACGGCTTCGTGGTGGCCTGA